From the genome of Phytohabitans rumicis, one region includes:
- a CDS encoding DNA cytosine methyltransferase: protein MAAHPVKISAVDLFCGVGGLSHGLQDAGIHIAAGIDLDPACDYPYRTNVRAPFHERDVRDLAVNELAAMWPAGAVRVLAGCAPCQPFSSYRRGVDTSQEAQWPLVDEVRRLVEGTLPEVVTMENVPRIGSTPIFTDFVARLRKLGYFVDFESCYCPAYGVPQHRRRMVLVASLLGGITVPKGTTEPTDYLTVRQAIGNLPAVSHGEVHPSDPLHKSRTLTKPNLERIRASKPGGTWEEWPEDLRAPCHRKASGATFRNVYARMVWDEPSPTITTLAYNFGTGRFGHPEQDRAITLREAAILQSFSSYYEFVAPGEPVHFVTLGRLIGNAVPPRLATAVGAAIVDHVKATKGLVRKVPRNKSVPVARREALRAAGHGNKRA, encoded by the coding sequence ATGGCCGCCCACCCAGTCAAGATCTCCGCTGTTGATCTCTTCTGCGGTGTCGGCGGGCTATCCCACGGGTTACAGGACGCAGGCATTCACATCGCCGCCGGGATCGATCTCGACCCAGCCTGCGACTATCCCTACCGCACCAACGTCCGTGCGCCGTTCCACGAGCGCGATGTCCGCGACCTTGCCGTCAACGAGCTGGCAGCCATGTGGCCCGCTGGAGCCGTCCGCGTCCTGGCGGGGTGCGCGCCATGCCAACCGTTCTCCTCGTACCGCCGCGGTGTCGATACCTCCCAAGAGGCTCAGTGGCCTCTGGTCGACGAGGTGCGCCGCTTGGTCGAAGGCACGTTGCCCGAGGTCGTCACGATGGAGAACGTCCCTCGCATCGGCAGCACTCCGATATTTACGGACTTCGTCGCGCGCCTGCGGAAGCTCGGGTACTTCGTGGACTTCGAGTCGTGCTACTGCCCGGCCTACGGTGTGCCACAGCACCGTCGACGAATGGTCCTCGTCGCCTCGTTGCTCGGCGGCATCACCGTGCCCAAGGGGACGACTGAACCCACCGACTACCTCACCGTCCGCCAGGCCATCGGCAACCTGCCCGCGGTCAGCCATGGAGAGGTCCATCCCAGCGATCCACTCCACAAGAGCCGGACTCTGACGAAACCCAACCTCGAACGCATCAGGGCGTCTAAACCCGGCGGTACTTGGGAGGAGTGGCCCGAGGACCTGCGAGCCCCCTGCCACCGCAAGGCGTCGGGTGCGACTTTCCGCAACGTCTACGCCCGGATGGTCTGGGACGAGCCGTCCCCCACGATCACCACCCTGGCGTACAACTTCGGTACGGGACGGTTCGGGCACCCTGAGCAGGACCGAGCCATCACCCTCAGGGAGGCCGCGATCCTTCAGAGCTTCTCGTCGTACTACGAGTTTGTGGCGCCAGGGGAGCCGGTGCATTTCGTGACACTCGGCCGGCTCATCGGAAACGCGGTACCGCCACGGCTTGCTACCGCGGTCGGCGCGGCGATCGTCGATCATGTGAAGGCCACCAAGGGCCTCGTGCGGAAGGTTCCTCGGAACAAGTCCGTGCCCGTGGCGCGCCGAGAAGCACTGCGCGCAGCAGGTCACGGGAACAAGCGGGCTTGA
- a CDS encoding HNH endonuclease, producing MVQTAGVKAYVGVTDGDWYRFLAARPSLAEVNFWRPGGGREFRVLTPGEPFFFKTHYPDNRVVGGGFYSGFAQLPISTAWELFAEANGVDSLERMRTRVGQYRRVPIHPNEDPVIGCVFVRDVVFFSQDALADPPPEFAPNIVQGKGYDLAVRSYEGYFVELLARLVGGPIEVDLSTPWHRPGPVYGDPRLTPQRLGQQSFQAVVLSAYHQRCAVTGGRIRPVLQAAHIRPLPEGGEHRLDNGLLLRSDVHTLYDRGYLGVDPKHRLLVSPRLRAEFGNGEQFYSRAGQLIAVPERRADRPNREFLEWHLDTVFKAA from the coding sequence GTGGTGCAGACTGCCGGCGTGAAGGCCTATGTCGGGGTCACGGACGGCGACTGGTACCGGTTCCTGGCCGCTCGTCCGTCGCTCGCTGAAGTCAACTTCTGGCGGCCGGGAGGCGGACGCGAGTTCCGGGTCTTGACTCCCGGCGAGCCGTTCTTCTTCAAGACCCACTACCCGGACAACCGGGTCGTTGGCGGCGGCTTCTACAGCGGCTTCGCGCAGTTGCCGATCTCGACCGCGTGGGAACTGTTCGCCGAAGCAAACGGTGTGGACAGCCTTGAACGGATGCGAACCCGGGTCGGCCAGTACCGGCGGGTGCCGATCCACCCGAACGAGGACCCGGTGATCGGATGCGTCTTCGTGCGCGACGTCGTCTTCTTCTCCCAGGACGCGCTGGCTGACCCTCCGCCCGAGTTCGCACCGAACATCGTTCAGGGCAAGGGCTACGATCTGGCGGTGCGTTCGTACGAGGGCTACTTCGTCGAGTTGCTGGCCCGCCTGGTCGGCGGCCCGATCGAAGTTGATCTCAGTACGCCATGGCATCGCCCCGGGCCGGTCTACGGGGATCCGCGCCTGACGCCACAACGGCTGGGACAACAATCGTTCCAAGCCGTCGTCCTTAGCGCCTACCACCAACGTTGTGCGGTCACCGGCGGCAGGATCAGGCCGGTCCTCCAGGCCGCACATATCCGACCGCTACCGGAGGGTGGCGAGCACCGGCTGGACAACGGTCTGCTGCTGCGCTCGGATGTGCACACGCTCTACGACCGCGGGTACCTGGGCGTGGATCCGAAGCATCGGCTGCTGGTCAGCCCGCGGCTGCGTGCGGAGTTTGGCAACGGCGAACAGTTCTACTCCCGTGCCGGTCAGCTCATAGCCGTGCCCGAGCGGCGTGCCGACAGGCCGAACCGGGAGTTCCTCGAGTGGCACTTGGACACGGTCTTCAAAGCCGCCTGA
- a CDS encoding restriction endonuclease translates to MEPRPVKIYDVLRYARGASPVEMVLDGYLNYHFLTSSPDLRRPKLMLERGINAAAAVSAPDGPRRPVIAIRSSPWKAGHASNPWHDEFDLDHGHVRYYGDHKPTTVGLPGATAGNRALLEAWSLHAGTSKRERSLAPPLLLFRSSTVNQGGRSIVKGHVEFCGVAIIERLEHVVQRDPASGRSFPNIVLDLAVLDLAEAGDTIDLRWIDDRRNETLTVTQTARHAPASWNVWVAQGRASIPRVRRRVVSSRVKTTEEQLPVAGSAEERLLEELYAFFDGRKHAFEMLASRVAAQVLGGSGAVYRDGWLTRAGGDGGVDFVGRLDLGSPTSNTPLIVLGQAKCVTPRSSIGPDQVARVVARLRRGWIGVFVTTGVFSRQAQIEIIDDQYPWC, encoded by the coding sequence GTGGAGCCTCGACCGGTCAAGATCTACGACGTGCTTCGCTACGCGCGTGGCGCGAGTCCGGTCGAGATGGTGCTCGACGGCTACTTGAACTACCACTTCCTGACATCCTCGCCGGATCTTCGCCGACCGAAGCTCATGCTGGAGCGTGGCATCAACGCCGCAGCCGCGGTGTCCGCGCCGGACGGGCCGCGCCGACCGGTGATCGCGATAAGGTCCAGCCCCTGGAAGGCCGGGCACGCCTCCAATCCCTGGCACGACGAGTTCGACCTCGACCACGGCCACGTGCGCTACTACGGCGATCACAAACCGACGACCGTGGGTCTGCCCGGCGCCACGGCCGGCAACCGGGCACTGCTGGAGGCGTGGAGCCTGCATGCGGGCACGAGTAAGCGGGAGCGATCGCTGGCACCGCCACTGCTGCTATTCAGGTCGAGCACGGTCAACCAAGGCGGCCGGAGCATCGTCAAAGGACACGTCGAGTTCTGCGGCGTCGCCATCATCGAGCGCCTCGAGCACGTGGTGCAACGCGATCCGGCAAGCGGGCGAAGCTTCCCGAACATCGTCCTGGACCTCGCCGTGCTGGATCTGGCCGAGGCCGGGGACACCATCGATCTCCGCTGGATCGACGACCGTCGCAACGAGACACTCACCGTCACCCAAACTGCCCGACACGCACCCGCGTCATGGAACGTTTGGGTCGCACAGGGCAGAGCCTCGATCCCGCGAGTCCGGCGCCGCGTGGTTTCGTCACGCGTGAAAACGACCGAGGAACAACTGCCCGTCGCTGGTTCAGCCGAGGAGAGGCTGCTCGAGGAGCTCTACGCGTTCTTCGACGGCCGTAAGCACGCCTTCGAGATGCTCGCGTCCCGCGTAGCGGCGCAAGTGCTGGGAGGCTCGGGCGCGGTATATCGGGACGGCTGGCTGACCCGTGCAGGCGGAGACGGTGGCGTGGATTTTGTCGGGCGCTTGGACCTTGGTTCACCCACGAGCAACACACCACTGATCGTCCTGGGACAGGCCAAGTGCGTCACTCCAAGGTCGTCCATCGGCCCCGATCAGGTGGCACGGGTGGTAGCCCGACTCCGTCGCGGATGGATCGGGGTCTTCGTCACAACCGGAGTCTTCTCAAGGCAGGCACAAATCGAGATCATCGACGACCAGTACCCCTGGTGCTGA